In one window of Electrophorus electricus isolate fEleEle1 chromosome 15, fEleEle1.pri, whole genome shotgun sequence DNA:
- the LOC113584381 gene encoding uncharacterized protein LOC113584381, translating into MYVKYLVQGLTFLCAILSSDGLNCLDTCGVTTLHAPLGSVVSLPCTLLKSNSTSKATWSQTSTLLSMGPQGHITFQDPRGGRVTAFPYLFHRGNFSILIRGLQTSDLGTYCCELSLECQRVEIRQDLGGPAGQSEGLDFPWYYVVIGVGFFTILLLTICSLSFIIRRICLKGQPDSNSVNSPHREGDCIKQPQTNLSENKENCRKGGANPGTEADEEDYVNIQKEKGHQDNPTIYENDEHHPNLISRGKTGPHPCPRGYRATPDQQANRKATFYANQSEIQKSSGPGKRRKKEYQLRNPIYDDSTGAHNT; encoded by the exons ATGTATGTGAAATATTTAGTTCAGGGTCTGACATTTTTGTGTGCCATTTTATCCTCAGATG GTCTGAACTGCTTAGATACGTGTGGGGTCACCACCCTCCATGCCCCGCTGGGCTCAGTGGTCTCGCTCCCGTGCACTCTTCTGAAGAGCAACAGCACATCTAAAGCCACATGGAGCCAGACCTCCACCCTTCTGAGCATGGGGCCGCAGGGCCACATCACCTTCCAGGACCCCAGGGGTGGTCGGGTGACCGCCTTCCCCTACCTGTTCCACAGAGGAAACTTCTCCATCCTCATTCGTGGTCTCCAGACCTCCGACCTGGGCACGTACTGCTGTGAGCTGAGCTTGGAGTGTCAGCGGGTGGAGATAAGACAAGACCTTGGGGGTCCCGCAGGCCAGAGTGAAG GTCTGGATTTCCCATGGTACTATGTTGTCATTGGAGTTGGCTTCTTCACCATTCTGCTTTTGACTATATGTAGTCTGAGCTTCATAATCAGAA GAATATGTCTAAAAGGCCAACCGGATTCTAATTCTGTCAACTCACCACACAGAGAGG gtgATTGTATAAAACAACCACAAACTAATCTgtctgaaaataaagaaaattgtCGGAAGGGTGGTGCAAACCCAGGGACGGAGGCTGACGAGGAGGACTATGTAAACATTCAGAAGGAAAAAG gtCACCAAGACAATCCAACTATCTATG AAAATGATGAGCACCACCCTAATCTAATTAGCAGAGGGAAGACTGGGCCACACCCCTGCCCAAGAG GTTATAGAGCAACACCAGATCAGCAGGCTAACCGGAAAGCAACGTTCTATG CCAATCAGTCAGAAATCCAAAAGTCATCTGGCCCTggcaagagaagaaaaaaag